From a region of the Paenibacillus lutimineralis genome:
- a CDS encoding SRPBCC family protein, translating into MDNNMDQKLPDIRHSVLVNAPISKVWSAVSTADGLSAWFMPNDLEAVVGHEFQLNAGPFGLSPCKVTLVEEPNRLSFNWGKDWTLTFELSDREEQTEVTVIHSGWSADQLTEFGQPHTVIRGNMDGGWSGLVIKLKTHLED; encoded by the coding sequence ATGGACAACAATATGGATCAGAAATTGCCGGATATTCGCCATTCCGTTTTGGTAAATGCCCCGATCAGCAAAGTATGGAGTGCCGTTTCTACAGCAGACGGGCTGTCTGCCTGGTTCATGCCTAATGATCTTGAAGCGGTCGTAGGGCATGAGTTCCAATTGAACGCAGGACCGTTCGGACTTTCTCCTTGCAAAGTGACTTTAGTAGAGGAGCCGAATCGTCTGTCCTTCAATTGGGGCAAGGATTGGACACTGACCTTTGAATTGTCTGACAGAGAAGAGCAGACGGAAGTGACGGTGATTCATAGTGGCTGGAGTGCGGACCAGTTGACAGAATTTGGACAGCCACATACCGTGATTCGTGGCAATATGGATGGTGGCTGGAGCGGTCTGGTTATCAAGCTGAAGACGCATCTTGAGGATTAA